GAATGAGGAGGTTTAAAGTTTAGTATGAATGTTATAGGAGTTGGGGTAGATCTAGTTGAGGTAAATAGAATTGAAACTGCTATTAGAAGATTTGGAGATAGATTCCTGAAGAAAATATACACAGACATGGAAATAAAATACTGCAATACAGGAAAAGTAGCCTGCCAGCATTTTGCGGGGAAGTTTGCAGCAAAGGAAGCGGTATACAAAACATTAAATATTGATTGTGTTGTAAAATGGACAGAGATAGAAGTTAAAAATTTAGAACAAGGTCGTCCGTATGTAGTTCTTCATGGTAAAGTAAAGAAAATTGCTAAAGAAAAGAATATTTCAAGCATTTTGGTAAGCATTTCTCATATAAAGACCCGCGCAGTAGCTTCTGCAGTGGCTCTGAGTGTTTAAAATATTGGAATTTAAAAATCTCTCCTTGTCTTTTATTTCAGGAATGCTGCTTGCAATTTCCTTTCCCAAAATTGATTTTGAATATGGTGCATGGATAGCTCTAGTTCCACTATTCCTGATTTTAGTAAATGTTGATTCAAAAAAAGCTTTTACTTTCTCCTATATAACAGGGGTAGTTTTTTTTGCATCCACAATTTATTGGATATCCTTTGTCAGCACATTAGGCACGGTGTTGCTTGTTCTATATCTTAGCCTTTACATGGCTGTATTTGGGTTTTTTACGAACTGCCTTTTTAGGAGGCTCAAATTACCGCTGGCGCTTATTGCTCCTCCTGTCTGGGTATTACTCGAATTTGCAAGAGCACATTTTCTTACTGGATTTCCCTGGGTTTTGTTAGGCTATTCCCAGTATAAACAGATCACGCTTATTCAGAGCGCATCTTTTAT
The DNA window shown above is from bacterium and carries:
- the acpS gene encoding holo-ACP synthase, which gives rise to MNVIGVGVDLVEVNRIETAIRRFGDRFLKKIYTDMEIKYCNTGKVACQHFAGKFAAKEAVYKTLNIDCVVKWTEIEVKNLEQGRPYVVLHGKVKKIAKEKNISSILVSISHIKTRAVASAVALSV